The following proteins are co-located in the Wenzhouxiangella marina genome:
- a CDS encoding membrane dipeptidase has product MDGKLTTAGVFDTVSGARPAPPLAAVGLAFAMLLALFGLLTPGSVAAQNCGGDGQRACCLFEAPFGACQPGLLEIPGCVGDCQCSNSVFQSSSSCVAPTPCGGLGERACCFGESAFGPCEAGLVENAQPDAGYCTNLPGTQSSSVCLAPTPCGGADQRACCAGEAAFGACQAGLVEEPIANTGQCNNLAPGIESQGICRAVSPCGGDGQRACCVGEAAFGACQAGLAEVPQANAGQCGNFPWGTQSSSICQAVTDCGGPGQRACCVGEAGFGACQAGVNEVPGCAGDCLCETGATANSTCVTPAPCGGLGQRACCVGEGAACSAGLDEIPGCTGDCFCGPSATAAAVFSSSSCGLMTDPAGGIMQIAEPGVDCIDCDPQPQPVPEFCNLQGLSDMHAHMFAHLAHGGAAFVGRPYDPVGGINEALKQDYGTHMDVVGAFEGGAPPAHVADGLPPDCPPYLLATGVCDGQVLWHGDHQPFDDPTGTGTDDQPGAPLGSPLFNGWPTHKSAVHQQMYYRWLERAWRGGLRHMVMMAVHSEAMCEVSVQLAGVDCADSMAQIDLQIEAAYAFQDWLDAQSGGPGEGWFRIVHSPVEARRVILAGKLAVTLGIEVDNLFNCKASGPCPNMPGRPALDTVQKAIDFYYDWGVRHIFPVHNFDNAFSGAALWLDPLAVGNRYIQYEWQTGQDCATTPGAGPGYGFRHDNVTIDILRALACAVSNGPIESCDLGDIAPPFNTPTSCNTRGLTAAGVDLIQRLMARGMLIDIDHMSSRALNETLDLAALLGNYPLVASHGQFFDLHPQLYGDPTAPGSGGQAGRHERMRTRDQLDRMRDLGGLVALLTLDGQQTLQYTPSPVNGFPTIAADCRSSTKSWIQAYQYAVDVMQGPVALGTDFNGVAAHTGPRFGSAGCGGEDGVVDLLASRKEERSAQERAGNQLSYPFSNPFGTFQRQVTGQQTFDFNTDGLAHVGLLPDMLADVAQLGMAGAGMEPLYRSANRYLEVWEAALGEACDVNDAEPPIDPMFMDRFELASTLIGRRRPVRR; this is encoded by the coding sequence GTGGATGGAAAGCTGACGACGGCGGGTGTCTTCGACACCGTGTCGGGTGCCCGGCCGGCGCCGCCGCTGGCTGCCGTGGGCCTGGCCTTCGCCATGCTCCTCGCCCTGTTCGGATTGCTGACTCCCGGTTCGGTCGCCGCACAGAATTGCGGTGGTGACGGGCAGCGCGCCTGCTGCCTGTTCGAAGCCCCCTTCGGCGCCTGCCAGCCAGGGTTGCTGGAGATTCCCGGCTGTGTCGGTGACTGTCAGTGCAGCAACAGCGTGTTCCAGTCGTCCAGCAGCTGCGTGGCGCCGACGCCCTGTGGGGGTCTGGGTGAGCGAGCCTGTTGCTTCGGCGAGTCCGCCTTCGGGCCCTGTGAAGCCGGTCTGGTCGAGAACGCGCAACCCGATGCCGGCTATTGCACCAATCTGCCGGGCACCCAGTCGAGCAGTGTCTGCCTGGCCCCCACGCCCTGCGGTGGCGCCGATCAGCGTGCCTGCTGCGCCGGAGAGGCGGCCTTCGGCGCCTGTCAGGCGGGGCTGGTGGAGGAGCCGATCGCAAACACGGGCCAGTGCAACAACCTCGCGCCCGGCATCGAGTCGCAGGGCATCTGCCGCGCCGTCTCGCCCTGCGGTGGCGACGGCCAGCGCGCCTGCTGCGTGGGTGAAGCGGCCTTCGGGGCCTGCCAGGCCGGTCTGGCCGAGGTCCCTCAGGCCAACGCCGGCCAGTGCGGCAACTTTCCCTGGGGCACGCAATCGAGCAGCATCTGCCAGGCGGTCACGGACTGCGGTGGACCGGGTCAGCGCGCCTGCTGCGTCGGTGAGGCCGGCTTCGGTGCCTGCCAGGCCGGGGTCAACGAAGTACCGGGCTGCGCCGGCGACTGCCTGTGCGAAACCGGGGCGACGGCCAATTCCACCTGCGTCACGCCGGCCCCCTGCGGCGGTCTCGGTCAGCGCGCCTGCTGCGTCGGCGAAGGCGCCGCCTGCAGCGCCGGTCTGGACGAGATTCCTGGCTGCACCGGCGATTGCTTCTGCGGCCCGAGCGCGACCGCCGCCGCCGTCTTTTCGAGCTCCAGCTGTGGCCTGATGACCGATCCTGCAGGCGGCATCATGCAGATCGCGGAGCCCGGCGTCGACTGCATCGACTGTGATCCACAGCCGCAGCCGGTGCCCGAGTTCTGCAATCTGCAGGGACTGTCCGACATGCACGCGCACATGTTCGCCCACCTGGCGCACGGTGGCGCGGCCTTCGTCGGCCGGCCCTACGATCCCGTCGGCGGCATCAACGAGGCCCTCAAGCAGGACTACGGCACCCATATGGACGTCGTCGGCGCCTTCGAGGGCGGGGCGCCGCCGGCGCATGTGGCCGACGGTCTGCCGCCCGACTGCCCGCCGTACCTGCTTGCCACGGGCGTCTGCGATGGCCAGGTGCTCTGGCACGGCGATCACCAGCCCTTCGACGACCCCACCGGCACCGGCACCGACGATCAGCCCGGCGCGCCCCTGGGTTCGCCGCTGTTCAACGGTTGGCCGACGCACAAGTCGGCGGTCCATCAGCAGATGTACTACCGCTGGCTCGAGCGCGCCTGGCGCGGCGGCTTGCGGCACATGGTGATGATGGCCGTGCACTCCGAGGCCATGTGCGAGGTCTCGGTGCAGCTGGCCGGCGTCGACTGCGCGGACTCGATGGCCCAGATCGATCTGCAGATCGAAGCGGCCTACGCCTTCCAGGACTGGCTCGATGCGCAGAGCGGGGGTCCGGGCGAGGGCTGGTTCCGCATCGTGCACAGCCCGGTCGAGGCTCGACGCGTGATCCTTGCCGGCAAGCTCGCGGTGACGCTCGGCATCGAGGTGGACAATCTTTTCAACTGCAAGGCCAGCGGCCCCTGTCCGAACATGCCGGGTCGGCCGGCGCTGGACACGGTGCAGAAGGCGATCGACTTCTACTACGACTGGGGCGTGCGTCATATCTTCCCGGTGCACAACTTCGACAATGCCTTCTCCGGGGCGGCGCTGTGGCTTGACCCCCTGGCCGTCGGCAACCGCTACATCCAGTACGAGTGGCAGACCGGCCAGGACTGCGCCACCACGCCAGGCGCCGGGCCGGGCTACGGCTTCCGGCACGACAACGTCACCATCGACATCCTGCGCGCCCTGGCCTGCGCCGTTTCCAACGGCCCGATCGAGAGCTGCGACCTCGGCGACATCGCACCCCCCTTCAATACCCCGACCAGCTGCAACACCCGGGGACTGACGGCTGCCGGCGTGGATCTGATCCAGCGCCTGATGGCCAGGGGCATGCTGATCGATATCGACCACATGTCCAGCCGCGCGCTGAACGAGACCCTCGATCTGGCGGCCCTGCTGGGGAACTACCCGCTGGTCGCCAGCCATGGCCAGTTCTTCGATCTGCATCCCCAGCTCTACGGCGATCCGACCGCGCCGGGCTCCGGTGGCCAGGCGGGACGGCACGAGCGCATGCGGACCCGCGATCAGCTCGATCGGATGCGCGATCTCGGCGGCCTGGTGGCGCTGCTGACCCTCGATGGCCAGCAGACGCTGCAATACACGCCGAGCCCGGTGAATGGTTTTCCGACCATCGCGGCCGACTGTCGGTCCTCGACCAAGAGCTGGATTCAGGCCTATCAGTACGCGGTCGATGTCATGCAGGGCCCCGTGGCGCTAGGGACCGACTTCAATGGAGTGGCCGCGCACACGGGACCGCGCTTCGGCTCGGCCGGCTGTGGCGGAGAGGACGGGGTGGTCGATCTTCTGGCCTCACGCAAGGAAGAACGCAGCGCCCAGGAACGGGCGGGCAACCAGCTGAGCTATCCGTTCAGCAACCCCTTCGGCACCTTCCAGCGACAGGTCACCGGCCAGCAGACCTTCGACTTCAATACCGATGGTCTGGCCCACGTCGGCCTGCTGCCCGACATGCTGGCCGACGTCGCCCAGCTGGGCATGGCTGGCGCCGGCATGGAGCCGCTCTACCGATCGGCCAACCGCTATCTGGAGGTGTGGGAAGCGGCACTCGGGGAGGCCTGCGACGTGAATGACGCCGAGCCGCCCATCGACCCGATGTTCATGGACCGCTTCGAGCTGGCCTCGACGCTGATTGGCCGTCGCCGCCCGGTACGGCGCTGA
- a CDS encoding DUF3500 domain-containing protein codes for MTRGLFVLTMLLMAGSSGLRAHEWHSSEQMARAARALLDTLGPEQREVAQFAFEAEERTRWSNLPILMVPPSGLLLKDMNDAQRAATQALLRASLSSQGYAKFVGVMRLEVLLHEAARARFQGEPTGPQQAFIATRDPNKYAVAIFGEPGSEHWGWQFSGHHGAANFTVHEGRVGFTPTFLGSSPRRVETGPFAGSMALPHKADRGLELMQALSQEQQSTAQVSEDLPDGIFEGPGRKASLEAYEGLQASELNADQRRLLRALIEEYVRNADFDAADAQLVAIEAAGWDQLWFSWRGPIAADGRFYYRVHGPRLLIEYNLVDENHDHSIVRDPSNDYGADWLGQHYEEHHPSQEEIRAGVQERMGIGGQN; via the coding sequence ATGACAAGAGGCTTGTTTGTTCTGACCATGCTGCTGATGGCTGGCAGCTCCGGCTTGCGGGCCCATGAGTGGCACAGCAGTGAACAGATGGCGCGGGCGGCCCGGGCTCTGCTGGACACGCTCGGCCCCGAGCAGCGCGAAGTCGCGCAGTTCGCCTTCGAGGCGGAGGAGCGGACCCGCTGGTCGAATCTGCCGATCCTGATGGTGCCGCCGTCCGGGCTCCTGTTGAAGGACATGAACGATGCCCAGCGTGCGGCGACCCAGGCCCTGCTTCGGGCCTCCCTGTCCAGCCAGGGCTATGCGAAGTTCGTCGGCGTGATGCGCCTGGAGGTCCTGCTTCATGAGGCGGCGCGGGCGCGATTCCAGGGCGAGCCGACTGGTCCGCAGCAGGCCTTCATCGCGACCCGCGACCCGAACAAGTACGCGGTGGCGATCTTCGGCGAGCCGGGCTCCGAGCACTGGGGCTGGCAGTTCTCCGGCCACCACGGGGCGGCGAATTTCACCGTTCACGAGGGTCGCGTCGGGTTCACGCCGACCTTTCTCGGCAGTTCGCCGCGTCGAGTCGAAACCGGCCCCTTCGCGGGCAGCATGGCCCTGCCGCACAAAGCCGATCGGGGGCTCGAGCTGATGCAGGCTCTCAGCCAGGAACAGCAGTCGACCGCCCAGGTCTCGGAGGATTTGCCCGACGGCATCTTCGAGGGCCCCGGGCGCAAGGCCAGCCTCGAAGCCTATGAGGGTCTGCAAGCCAGCGAACTGAACGCCGATCAGCGGCGCCTACTCCGCGCCCTGATCGAGGAGTACGTTCGGAATGCGGACTTCGACGCCGCCGATGCCCAGCTCGTGGCCATCGAAGCGGCGGGTTGGGACCAGCTCTGGTTTTCCTGGCGCGGCCCGATCGCGGCCGACGGGCGCTTCTACTATCGGGTCCACGGCCCGCGTCTGCTGATCGAATACAACCTCGTCGACGAGAACCACGATCACTCGATCGTCCGGGATCCGAGCAATGACTACGGTGCCGACTGGCTCGGCCAGCATTACGAAGAACACCACCCGAGTCAGGAGGAAATCCGGGCGGGCGTCCAGGAACGCATGGGCATCGGGGGGCAGAATTGA
- a CDS encoding TorF family putative porin has protein sequence MRVLRSLVCGLLLSVMGAEARAEVDLTLGAYSDYVFRGVSQTDEGPTPQLSLDVYGETGWYAGIWASDVDFDESGDWELNPYLGDL, from the coding sequence ATGAGGGTGCTTCGATCCCTCGTCTGCGGCCTGCTCCTGTCGGTGATGGGAGCGGAGGCTCGCGCCGAGGTCGATCTGACCCTCGGCGCCTACTCGGACTATGTCTTTCGCGGCGTCTCCCAGACCGATGAGGGCCCGACTCCCCAGCTCAGTCTGGACGTCTATGGGGAGACAGGATGGTATGCCGGTATCTGGGCCTCCGACGTCGATTTCGACGAATCCGGCGACTGGGAACTCAATCCGTATCTAGGGGACCTCTGA
- a CDS encoding TorF family putative porin: MFRGPLGLSGALGDSGWDYDAYAIYYAYPSSDEVDGYPELILALGRDGLVASLAYAWDNYGLGETAVYLKLAKEQELPAGFALHASLGYSHFSSPETDFHLGAPDDYFDWNLAVSRPLAGFDLRLDYFDTDGNGNALFGRELADRRLVFSIARTFRLLE; encoded by the coding sequence TTGTTCAGAGGTCCCCTAGGCCTTTCCGGTGCCCTCGGGGATTCGGGCTGGGACTACGACGCCTACGCCATCTATTACGCCTATCCGTCCAGCGACGAGGTGGACGGTTACCCGGAGCTGATCCTCGCCCTCGGTCGCGACGGGCTGGTGGCCAGTCTGGCCTACGCCTGGGACAACTACGGACTGGGTGAGACGGCCGTTTATCTGAAGCTCGCGAAAGAGCAGGAACTGCCCGCTGGTTTCGCTCTGCATGCCTCGCTGGGTTACAGCCACTTTTCCTCGCCGGAGACCGATTTCCATCTCGGTGCCCCCGATGATTACTTCGACTGGAATCTTGCGGTGTCCAGGCCTCTGGCGGGCTTCGACCTCCGCCTCGACTACTTCGACACCGATGGCAACGGGAATGCGCTGTTCGGTCGCGAGCTGGCCGATCGTCGGCTCGTGTTCTCGATCGCGCGGACGTTCCGGCTCCTGGAGTGA
- a CDS encoding purple acid phosphatase family protein, translated as MNAVRFGKLVLIGLLTLIAAVALYRFTELRLDARPSGPIGPFLQSPAPDAITVRWRSEEPTAERVFFRPEGASEWQAEGDGAMGTDHRVRLSGLAPATRYQYRLGDSAASEPLASFRTSPAPGDPGPHRLWLLGDPGVNNPVAHAVRDQSLAWMESNPIEEGRPLPDLILTSGDNAYPSGRDRDFRDGFFATYAEQLPFVPLWPAHGNHDARRTAYERIFDLPTRGEAGGEPSGSEFYYSFDHGNAHFVVLDSEQHSLDPDGAMGRWLRQDLARTEADWIIVIVHRAPFSRGSNDADEASGSDWRQLDIRDRWMPILEQHGVDLIIAGHSHGYERSRMVGGFHTTADRFDDSFLMGDGNGSVDNPYRRPRRCDESCGTVYLVAGMSALPQTGPLDHPMMAHSEATGGAVILDIDGLELTGRYLRIDGSIGDHFSIVKSDP; from the coding sequence TTGAATGCCGTTCGCTTCGGAAAGCTCGTCCTGATCGGTCTGCTGACCTTGATCGCCGCCGTCGCGCTGTACCGCTTCACGGAACTGCGCCTCGACGCCCGCCCTTCCGGCCCGATCGGACCCTTCCTGCAATCGCCGGCGCCCGATGCGATCACCGTTCGCTGGCGAAGCGAGGAACCGACTGCCGAGCGCGTTTTTTTCCGCCCGGAAGGCGCTTCCGAATGGCAAGCCGAGGGCGATGGCGCGATGGGCACGGATCACCGCGTTCGCCTGAGCGGTCTCGCGCCAGCCACACGCTACCAGTACCGGCTCGGCGACTCGGCCGCTTCGGAGCCACTGGCGAGCTTCAGAACATCCCCAGCACCCGGCGACCCCGGTCCGCACCGCCTCTGGCTGCTGGGCGATCCTGGCGTCAACAACCCGGTCGCCCATGCGGTCAGGGACCAGTCCCTGGCCTGGATGGAATCCAACCCGATCGAAGAAGGACGGCCCCTTCCCGATCTGATCCTGACCAGCGGCGACAACGCCTACCCGTCCGGCCGCGATCGGGACTTCCGGGACGGGTTCTTCGCCACCTACGCCGAGCAGCTGCCGTTCGTTCCCCTGTGGCCAGCGCACGGCAATCACGATGCCAGACGAACAGCCTATGAACGCATCTTCGACCTGCCCACCCGTGGTGAGGCCGGCGGTGAGCCCAGCGGCAGCGAGTTCTACTATTCCTTCGACCATGGCAACGCGCACTTCGTCGTGCTCGACAGCGAGCAGCACAGCCTCGACCCGGACGGAGCGATGGGACGCTGGCTGCGCCAGGATCTGGCGCGTACGGAGGCCGACTGGATCATCGTGATCGTCCATCGGGCGCCGTTTTCGCGCGGCTCCAACGACGCCGACGAAGCCTCGGGCAGCGACTGGCGCCAGCTGGACATTCGCGATCGCTGGATGCCGATCCTGGAGCAGCACGGCGTCGACCTGATCATCGCCGGGCACAGCCATGGCTACGAGCGGAGCCGGATGGTGGGAGGCTTCCACACCACAGCCGACCGTTTCGATGACTCGTTCCTGATGGGCGACGGGAATGGTTCGGTCGACAATCCCTACCGACGTCCCCGACGCTGCGATGAGTCCTGTGGGACCGTCTACCTGGTCGCCGGCATGTCTGCCCTGCCCCAGACGGGGCCCCTGGATCACCCGATGATGGCCCATTCCGAAGCGACCGGCGGCGCCGTGATCCTCGACATCGACGGGCTGGAACTCACCGGCCGCTACCTCCGGATCGACGGCTCGATCGGCGACCATTTCTCGATCGTCAAATCCGACCCCTGA
- a CDS encoding aldehyde dehydrogenase family protein — protein MSIPSYPYYLANRAVHANTDLAVEDKHSGEVAYRVAKADADALEQAIAAAERAAAPMAALPSHKRRDVLLHCVERFKARRDELAEVLVVEGGKVIKDARGEVQRLIETFQIAAEESTRVGGEVLPMDIAERTERWMGMTKKVPIGPVSLITPFNFPYNLVAHKVAPAIAAGCPFVLKPADKTPVGALLIGEILAECDLPEGAFSILPLDVEDAAPLTEDERLKLLSFTGSDKVGWMLKSKAGKKPVVMELGGNAACLVDADADLDDAVDRLVFGAFYQSGQSCISVQRVQVHESIYDELKARLVEKVTALKGGDPRDPETFIGPLITEQDAERVMDWIREATDQGAELLVGGERQGRIVTPAVLEKVGRECKLYNQEVFGPVMVLEPFSDFDAALETINDSRYGLQAGLFVRDIGKIRKAWDRLDVGGVIINDVPSFRVDHMPYGGVKDSGLGREGIKYAIEDMTEIRLLAIRGI, from the coding sequence ATGTCGATCCCAAGTTACCCCTACTATCTGGCCAATCGAGCCGTTCATGCCAACACGGATCTGGCGGTCGAGGACAAGCACTCGGGTGAGGTGGCCTATCGAGTCGCCAAGGCGGATGCGGACGCCCTTGAGCAGGCGATCGCCGCCGCCGAGCGCGCTGCCGCGCCGATGGCGGCTCTGCCCAGCCATAAGCGCCGCGATGTGCTGCTGCACTGCGTCGAGCGCTTCAAGGCGCGGCGCGACGAGCTGGCGGAGGTGCTGGTGGTCGAAGGCGGCAAGGTCATCAAGGATGCCAGAGGCGAAGTCCAGCGCCTGATCGAGACCTTCCAGATCGCCGCCGAGGAGTCGACGCGCGTCGGCGGCGAGGTGCTGCCGATGGACATCGCCGAGCGTACCGAGCGCTGGATGGGCATGACGAAGAAAGTGCCGATCGGGCCCGTGTCCCTGATCACGCCGTTCAATTTCCCCTACAACCTGGTCGCGCACAAGGTGGCACCGGCGATCGCCGCCGGCTGCCCCTTCGTGCTCAAGCCGGCGGACAAGACGCCGGTCGGCGCCCTGCTGATCGGGGAGATCCTCGCCGAGTGCGATCTGCCCGAAGGCGCCTTTTCCATTTTGCCCCTGGACGTCGAAGACGCCGCGCCCCTGACCGAGGACGAGCGCCTGAAGCTGCTGAGCTTCACGGGCTCGGACAAGGTCGGCTGGATGCTGAAGTCGAAGGCCGGCAAGAAACCGGTGGTGATGGAATTGGGTGGCAATGCCGCCTGTCTGGTCGATGCGGACGCGGACCTCGACGATGCGGTTGATCGCCTCGTCTTCGGCGCCTTCTACCAGTCCGGACAGAGCTGCATTTCCGTCCAGCGCGTGCAGGTGCACGAGTCGATCTACGATGAACTCAAGGCCCGACTGGTCGAGAAGGTGACGGCGCTGAAGGGCGGCGATCCGCGTGATCCGGAGACCTTCATCGGCCCGCTGATCACCGAACAGGACGCCGAGCGGGTGATGGACTGGATCCGGGAAGCCACCGATCAGGGCGCGGAGTTGCTCGTGGGTGGCGAGCGCCAGGGCCGCATCGTGACGCCGGCGGTGCTGGAGAAGGTCGGCCGCGAGTGCAAGCTCTACAACCAGGAAGTCTTCGGTCCGGTCATGGTGCTGGAGCCGTTCAGCGACTTCGACGCCGCCCTGGAGACGATCAACGATTCACGCTACGGCCTGCAGGCGGGCCTGTTCGTGCGCGACATCGGCAAGATCCGCAAGGCCTGGGATCGCCTGGACGTGGGCGGCGTGATCATCAACGACGTGCCGAGCTTCCGCGTGGATCACATGCCCTACGGCGGCGTGAAGGACTCGGGGCTCGGTCGTGAGGGCATCAAGTACGCCATCGAAGACATGACCGAGATTCGGCTCCTGGCCATTCGAGGCATCTAG
- a CDS encoding SLC13 family permease has product MNDCPQDKTTPSRRQRIGLWLGPALFILMQWLPAPAGLEPAAWQVAALGLWMATWWISEAVPVPATALLPLVVFPLTGVSGIRDTAAPYANPLIFLFMGGFVIALGMQRWSLHKRIALGIIDRVGTHPRGIILGFMVASAFLSLWVSNTATALMMLPIGLSLISLTGPDTSEYTETQRNFTIALLLGIAYGCNIGGLGTLIGTPPNALLAAYLLETHGIQIGFGQWMLLGLPLVMIGLPLAYLILTRWVYPVDPHELPGGQALIDREQRALGPVSPEEKRIALVFMLTAALWITRPWLSDWLPGLSDAGIAVAAATALFVIPAPGKGRALLTWPELRDLPWGILLLFGGGLSLASAIGSSGLDEAIGRAVLAFESWPTVLLLALSVTVILLLTEISSNTATAAAFLPVLGAAAIGLGADPMLFAIPAALAASCAFMLPVATPPNAIVYGSGHLDVPTMARAGLWLNALFVVLIVGAAYTLMVWVFGLNTY; this is encoded by the coding sequence ATGAACGATTGCCCGCAAGACAAAACCACCCCTTCCCGCCGTCAGCGCATCGGCCTCTGGCTGGGACCGGCCCTGTTCATTCTGATGCAGTGGCTGCCCGCGCCAGCGGGACTGGAACCGGCGGCCTGGCAGGTCGCTGCCCTCGGTCTCTGGATGGCGACCTGGTGGATCTCGGAGGCCGTGCCGGTCCCCGCCACCGCCCTGCTGCCTCTGGTCGTGTTTCCGCTCACCGGTGTCTCGGGCATTCGGGACACCGCCGCGCCCTACGCCAACCCGCTGATCTTCCTGTTCATGGGCGGTTTCGTGATTGCCCTGGGCATGCAGCGCTGGTCCCTGCACAAGCGCATCGCTCTGGGGATCATCGACCGGGTCGGCACCCACCCCCGAGGCATCATTCTGGGCTTCATGGTCGCCTCGGCGTTTCTCAGCCTATGGGTCAGCAATACGGCCACGGCGCTGATGATGCTGCCGATCGGCCTGTCCCTGATCTCGTTGACGGGGCCCGACACCTCCGAATACACGGAGACGCAACGCAATTTCACCATCGCCCTGCTCCTCGGCATCGCCTACGGCTGCAATATCGGCGGCCTCGGCACCCTGATCGGCACGCCGCCGAATGCCCTGCTGGCCGCCTACCTGCTCGAAACCCATGGCATCCAGATCGGCTTCGGCCAGTGGATGCTGCTGGGCCTGCCCCTGGTGATGATCGGCCTGCCCCTGGCCTATCTGATCCTGACCCGCTGGGTCTATCCGGTCGATCCGCACGAGCTGCCCGGCGGCCAGGCCCTGATCGACCGGGAGCAACGCGCCCTCGGCCCGGTCAGCCCGGAAGAGAAGCGGATCGCACTGGTGTTCATGCTGACGGCCGCGCTCTGGATCACGCGCCCCTGGCTGTCGGACTGGCTCCCCGGCCTGAGTGACGCCGGCATCGCCGTCGCCGCCGCCACCGCCCTGTTCGTGATCCCGGCGCCCGGCAAGGGCCGCGCCCTGCTGACCTGGCCGGAACTCCGCGATCTGCCCTGGGGCATCCTGCTGCTGTTCGGGGGTGGCCTCAGCCTGGCCAGCGCAATCGGCTCGAGCGGCCTGGACGAGGCCATCGGCCGCGCCGTCCTGGCCTTCGAGAGCTGGCCAACGGTGCTGCTGCTGGCCCTGAGCGTGACCGTCATCCTGCTGCTGACCGAAATTTCCAGCAACACCGCCACGGCGGCCGCCTTTCTGCCGGTCCTGGGTGCGGCCGCGATCGGCCTGGGCGCGGACCCGATGCTGTTCGCGATCCCGGCCGCTCTCGCGGCCTCCTGCGCCTTCATGCTGCCCGTCGCCACCCCGCCCAACGCCATCGTCTACGGCTCCGGCCACCTCGACGTGCCCACCATGGCCCGCGCCGGCCTGTGGCTGAACGCCCTGTTCGTCGTCCTGATCGTCGGCGCCGCCTACACCCTCATGGTCTGGGTCTTCGGCCTCAACACTTACTAA